The region CTATTTTTGTTaaggaaataaaagaatacgCGGTCGTAAGGAAgattcgagaaaatatatatagatatatttgtcAGAGAATTCCTTTATGATGAGCTCACCGCAAAGGTTCgagaaatttacatatattggtTGTTTGCCACGATCGTGTGAATCTCTTATTGGCAGCCCTTTATCATTCGATCGATCTAGCGAATAATAACGAGCGGCTCGATTTGGAGATCGCCTCGCGAAATCATTGCTACCGCAGAGTGCGAGAATAAGTCGCGAGTGAAGaagtaaaaacaattttagagGACGAAGTGATTTGGAAACTGGTCGGTGTGCTAGCAATAAAATACGTATAAACGTAAACAAGTCATTATATGATTAATCTCACTTTCATTTATGTAATGATACGCACAGCGCTCCGgcgaattgcaaaattaattagtgtTCGCGCGAATATCGAAGGCACGCGggcaattttatacatataaaattattttatttatttttattaatatttataattattatttatatttataattattatttattttaaaatataaaaataattataaatatatataattgaaaaataaacatcttaaataaaagatgGTATTAATTTTCgtatcattatattacataaaaattttgaaataaagataaaatactataaatttaaacatgttatttattttctattatataatagcgaaataatcatttacatatatattttaatgttttgttttgtttagaaatatacatatcattGTATGTATCCGATATAGTTCTTCCATATTTACCAAGTTAGTGACTTATTTATGTATTCTTGTACTGTTTCTGCCAGCCATGGATTAGACTTGATTTTATCTGCTATGTGCATCGAGTTGTTGTACATCTAAAtaacaaaagattattttgctttaattcTTACTATCAGACAGTAAAAACAGTGCGACAATCGCATGGCAGATCCTGGGTTAATTTTGACTTATAATGAGATTTCTTTCGCATCTCatccaatataaaattttattttaaaattaaatttacttagaatacaattttatttaatttttaaagtatcttttttcaaaatattacttgtacattactagtaaaaaaaatatattctcaaaataaaactgaatgatatttttattgtaattttatataacgtacATGTGAAATGTTTGTTTCGATATAagatatacacatatgatcttttacaaaacaattttaagatatagaTCAGAATTACCCGTCATCTaccgttttattatattcttataattgcatttataaaactttctttttctatccgTGCTTATAGATAATGTGTACTTACCGTCTGGAAGGCTAGTTCTGTCCAATACAGCccctaataaaaaaaaataatttcattacatGTAAGAAGTTATACGTCTAATAAAAAACGTCTACACACATTCAAcaatttacacaatatttaaaaatttttaattatatgtgttatttcgtaaagggagaaagaaacaatatttatctctacaaatttactaaattttgtaacgataagattcatatttttttcgatatttttacaagaaaagatttagagagataaaaatctatactaaattaagagaaaaaattttccatgtaaaaatacaattgatatGGAGATTAATTTGGAACATTTCAACATGTGAAAGATTTCGAtactttcataatttattaaagctgAAAATGCTGATAAGGTGTTTTTATGATAACGAATTATTGGATAAAATTTCCGCAATTTTGTAAAGAATGTCAAaagagtatttattattatagttctaAAATTGTGTGACAATTTTCGTGCACGTAGAGgaactaaattttatatgcgaaAATTATGTgcatattactttatttatttaaataacagtatttttattttaattttaaagatttttgttttattttaaagaatatcatttatattattttgagcaTTGTACGAGAAACGCTCgcaagtttttttaatgaatatccaGATCTCCCTTAATGAAATAAGAAGGAAGCAGTTTACTTTATAACTAtcaagcaaatttatttttaagcacCTGTATTTTACggtctctttttatcttttgtgtaaaatataaaaagattaaaacatCTCTaataatggatatatatataatgaatatacccataatggatatatatatggtaaacatatacatataaacgtaTAAATCAATtcctgaaaattaaaatactaattagttatataatccaaaattattaagttagtATATCGAAATGTTTCTAAAACATCTTTAAATTCTGTAAATCGATGTATTGGATTGGATAaagttttttcgttttttgaaaaaaatttgaagcagagaagattttatatataaaactagcAGATTGTAAGATGATCTTatgtataaaactttattaaatgatatatatttaatgaaaaagagagagagacagagacagagaaagaaagagagagagagagagaaagagagagaaagctctattttatttaattatcttttattatttttcaaatcttttttatcctagtgataaaaagatttgaaaaataataaaagataattaaataaaatagagctttctctctctctttctctgtctctgtctttctctctctttttcattaaatatatgataaaaccaatattattaataataaaaccaaAAATGAcacactttttattttttaacactttCAAACTTTCAATACCATACGATTTAAACGcgatcttctttttttttaacgacgcACCAATAAGTGCCAGTTTATATATAGGGAGAAACTGGAGCTAAATTACTCATGTAAAGCGATACTACAgctatcttataaaaaaaaagactttttgTATAATCCAATATTTTCAGCGAGAAGACGCAATTAAAACTATCATGATTGTTCGGGATGAtactattaatgtataaaaaatctctGAGTGCagagtttataattaaagcttACGCCAAGAATAGTTGGTATGCCTAAAGCAAATGCTTCGACGGTTTGTTGAGGAGTGGCTGGTTTCGCAGGTACTTCCCAACTCtcggaagaagaagaagaagaagaagaagaagtatCAGGAGTAGTGGTTGCTCTCGCTTCTACTCTAGGACCGCGCATGATTGCCATACTATAGATTATAGCAAGCGCTAATGATAAGCACAACAATCGCATTTTGTTAGTGCTTGACACTCAGTACGTTAACCTACACGATTCTGAGTTACTGCCCCGGACAAGCAgcgtttgcatatatatatatgtactaaaAATGCGATTAATTCGTAGTTTCGTGCCTGGAAGGGGtacttatattctttattacaattatacacTTTATCAtagaagtatttttattttttttatataacattaaaaaatatattatatatatatatatatagtatatgatgtatatattacaatgaaagatataaaaaggaTGATTTTACATGAGAAAGGGCTTgagtaaaatgaaaaatattatttagatgtttacttttaaagttatttttcaaGAACGATTAATATTGCGTGCAATACagctttgataaaatatacatatctgtTTTTACCAAAACGTGAATTttacgagaaataattttttgccatcatcaaaatgtaaaaatatgatgtgaagtaataataataacactagatatataacacatatatgtagaatatatctACATCCTTTTGTCTTCGGTCAAacttaatattcattatcgcttgattaaaagttaatacattattttatattgtatataatatattatatcttatcgaatacgttttacattttgtataataaatgcgATTAGCAATcacagtttttaaaattaaatatttctaaaatttctaaaataaaaaaattaattatgatatttttcattacacacttgtatgtatatatatattttgtcatggaaatatttttatcttacgcGAGAAATATATGACATTGAAGAAATGTAATATTCGGTGAAggttatatatgcaataaatagttgatatatgaatatcgTAATACTCTTTGATGCGTAacacatgaatatttttaaaagcagaTTCACGAACTTTGCAGTTGTAAGATAAACAATAACGATTTCTGGAAAATAAAACTGCAATGTGCAGATAGGCGCATGTCggtataaaaagagatagatatttgtaaaataacgcggagttatataatattatttcgtcATGCGTAACTTTAATGTTCGACGCTCGAGGCCTTAAAGACCAATACTATGATTCGATCTTTCGATGGCTATTtcaatctattaattttttggcgACAGTAACAATTACGAATACCAGTGCAATTTATTAAGTCTGATATCCGAGAAAGAATGACAAGTATGACACGCTGTTTCCGCAGCACAAAGATTACTTCGACGATTTGTTAAATTACGATAAACGATTATAATCTGGGAATTTGAGAACTTTCACATTatctatcttttatatttgtaacgatgcattccccatcgttcccgacacgtcggaagtctgccgcccggcgaacaccagccgggcagaggcagaggcgcttagcgcccatttttaaacaagcgtacgatgtttatgacaaacacaagccgttagtgtttgtcataaacaaagcgAGCACCGAACGGtaccgaacgtttccggcgaatgccgatcgccgaaacgcgcgctatcggaggcccgcgtcgtctcctccaccccgagggggatgcgaacggcgcgggtgtcacgctcgcttcggtagggtataaaaagccctaccgaACGCCAGACAAAAaccagaccggcacctgattccgctcgagcagtacgctccgagaTAATACCAGAAACCGATCCAAGCCGTCGAAAGACAGtgaaccggaggttgacgagttcgcagcctccgtcgagtattctcgactaTCTGTTCTCGAGACGAAACTCCAGTCTGCAAACCATCCGTATAAGAACGAGAGTGGatgagttcgccgctttcctcgagtattctcgagaccTAACGCTCCGACCATCCGAACTTGCACCGCGTCATCGAGGCATCTACCCGActgacaccctgcagtccgcgccgaacacccaGCCGCACGTAACACGCGTTTGAACTCAAGCATCTCGCACGATATCAAATTGCGAGATATCGAGATACTGACACACGGTGTCAATatgcgcccgccttaccgcgcgcacctcgcgccaaCAACCGCGAGGCCGACAACACGagcccgtctcaccgcgcgcACCCCCGCGCCATgagccgggccctttaacTAGACGCGCAAAACACCGTCTAGACTCGCGTCATAATACACGCTCGTAGTATTATCAGCATAACACGGTTTATTGTAAACGTTCTTCCGATTGTAAAGTTGACCATTGCCTAGAGTgacaaataaacgacgtacctAACAACTCACGTCTGTTGCGTTTCATATTCTTTTCAGATAATTGTAGTAACAAGATTGTAATAATTGCTTATTAGTAATAAGGGAGAACTAtcgatttcaataattatcgatgtaaagattattaattataattaattatttttctttaattcaattaattttattaataaattaaaattgaaagatgaTTAGAGTTtcagcaataatttattttgaatttcagGGAGAGCAGAATTCATAGCGTTAGTCTACCAGCTAGAACTTCAGTGCTTCCGCAACCGCCGCCCACCGGAAATGATATGCCGCCGCCAATACCACGTCGACATTCTGCTACTCCGGCggtaacaaattttatttatttcttattattgtctcataaattaataaattcgattTGAACGCGACTTACATATcgtattttcattattcatcttattttaaatatatctgtttgaaatgaaatatgatttattttaacaaatcttGATAGTGTTTTCAAGTTACTCAGCAtatgttgtataaatataaattgtttattatatatacatatatatatatatatatatatatatatattcatttatatttcaaatatatataaataaataaatatgtatgcttAATGTTGGCGTGCACTTTCGCCaaagaaaacattaattattaatataaatttataagatgtCAGCCAtctattttgataaaacattGTATGTCGGATAATTGAAACATATTAAAGGGAAAGTTGCTGTAATGAGTAAAGAGAACAGAAAGATAGAAGATATTAAAGGAATTCTCAAACTCTGTATCTCCTTCCACACAAATAAGTTTGGAAAGTTGCAACGGCATCTCGTCGGTATttcatcatgtatatatatatatatatatatatatatatatatatatatatatatatataaaatatatgtagacgTATATAACTTCGACATCTTAAATCAGGCGACTAAACCCACTCCCGTAGTTAGCGGTACACCACTACTttgcgaattaattaatatttgccaGACGGAGAGATCGgccgattaaattaaaattctgcacAATGGTGTCTTGCAAAAAGCAAGATTGATTACGTTATAGAAATATGCAATTGTGTACTTGTACGAGGAAACATTATACTTCAATTTTGTAACAACACAATGTTATCTATAAGAATGTGCGATAAAAAACCTAAAAGAATTTctacttgaaaaattttaactaatcttgatagaataatatttcattgtgctttaaatgttttttattttgtctataATTTGTGCGCTAAAaataagcaatttatttttaatttataataaaataatttgtcataaattttatcatataaaaataatacataaatataaatgtattcattacttttatttttaaatttgcattttgtgttatttaaaagaaatgaaagaattcaaatctaaaataatttaattccatagatattaaattttgttatactgGTTTGTTATTCTAATATGTGCGTAAACtttaaagaaacaattatatatatatatatatatatatatatatatatatattatataaaagcgattgtatatgtaattattagatCTATTAGTGAAAATCAGGCTCATATATTTGACTTTGCGTTaagtatcaataaattaacatttattaactcGAGAAAATTATGATGATTCTCGAAGCATTCAATAAACGTTAATTGCTCGTTTAAAGCGCTCAAGATATTAAAGCGTGATTTATGCAGAGTTTGTCGACGATAAATGTTTAGAGCTAATGAACTTGCGTGTTACTTTACGTATGTCAACAAGCCGATTAAACTTGATGTTTATCTTCGAACAGTGATAAGCGTTGTAACTTTGCGCGTAACTTTGGCGTCAATTTACGCAAATCGTGTAACTCATTGCCGGTGAACATCTATTACGAAATGGTAATATTTTCactataaattaatctatttctgtaaaagagaattttctgaaatttattttacaatgcgTAAGGTCGTTAAATGCAtagaagtataaaaattaaattaaaagagaacttaataaaaaaaaaaagattgacaaaaagtattaaaaatcttaagaaAGAGTAACATCttacatca is a window of Cataglyphis hispanica isolate Lineage 1 chromosome 4, ULB_Chis1_1.0, whole genome shotgun sequence DNA encoding:
- the LOC126849269 gene encoding uncharacterized protein LOC126849269; translation: MRLLCLSLALAIIYSMAIMRGPRVEARATTTPDTSSSSSSSSSESWEVPAKPATPQQTVEAFALGIPTILGGLYWTELAFQTMYNNSMHIADKIKSNPWLAETVQEYINKSLTW